A window of Eriocheir sinensis breed Jianghai 21 chromosome 63, ASM2467909v1, whole genome shotgun sequence contains these coding sequences:
- the LOC126986881 gene encoding trafficking protein particle complex subunit 13-like — protein MDSKDKDHVLSLKVMRLTRPSLFTGLSVGCDARDLPGEHLNADVRADIAIPQGLPNTGVGHMLLLPQSFGNIYLGETFSCCLCVHNDGKDTVREVSIKAVLQMSNQRVPLLGEDDNEMLHQLEANETINEVIQHEVKDIGTHILVCAVSYLAPAGDRSNFRKFFKFQVMKPLDVKTKFYNAESDEVYLEAGVQNITSGPLCLEKVELEPSPYFSVTSMNKISPCSNTLVFGRMNVVNPHDTRQYLYCLKPRPEARSNPAALRQATSIGKLDIVWRTNMGDRGRLQTSQLQRMAPQYGDVRVTVDRIPSVVRLEDQFEVCLSITNICERTLELHLDFLGGGGGSVWSGVSSKSLPSLPPGQSISLSLPLVPLQTGLQTIAGIRLTDTFLKRAYNYENLAQVFITNEKTEGQDVFLSKWVNNLT, from the exons TCATGAGGCTCACCAGACCATCACTGTTCACTGGTTTGTCTGTTGGCTGTGATGCCCGAGACTTGCCGGGGGAACACCTCAATGCTGACGTGCGGGCAGATATCGCCATCCCCCAGGGGCTCCCCAACACTGGAGTGGGACACATGCTGCTCCTTCCACAGAGCTTTGG GAACATATACTTGGGTGAGACCTTTTCCTGCTGCCTGTGTGTCCATAACGATGGGAAGGACACGGTGCGAGAGGTGTCCATCAAG GCTGTGCTTCAAATGAGCAACCAGCGAGTGCCTCTGTTGGGGGAGGATGACAATGAAATGCTTCATCAGCTGGAGGCCAACGAGACCATCAATGAGGTGATCCAGCATGAAGTGAAAGACATTGGCACCCACAT ATTGGTGTGTGCTGTGAGCTACCTCGCGCCTGCAGGGGATCGGTCAAACTTCCGCAAGTTCTTTAAGTTCCAGGTGATGAAGCCGCTTGATGTTAAGACTAAGTTCTACAATGCTGAG TCAGATGAGGTGTACCTGGAGGCCGGGGTGCAGAACATCACATCGGGGCCGCTGTGCCTGGAGAAGGTGGAGCTGGAGCCGTCCCCTTACTTCTCAG TGACGTCGATGAACAAGATTTCACCGTGTTCCAATACTCTGGTCTTTGGGAGAATGAACGTGGTGAACCCGCACGACACCCGACAGTACCTCTACTGCCTCAAGCCAAGACCTGAGGCCCGCAGCAACCCAGCGGCACTACGTCAGGCCACCTCCATTGGCAAGCTAGACATTGTGTGGCGCACCAACATGGGTGACAGAGGCAGACTGCAGACCAGCCAGCTACAGAGGATG GCACCTCAGTATGGGGATGTGAGGGTGACAGTTGACCGCATCCCCAGCGTAGTGCGACTTGAGGACCAGTTTGAAGTGTGTCTGTCTATCACCAACATCTG TGAGCGCACCCTGGAGCTGCACCTGGACTtcctgggcggcggcggcgggtcggTGTGGAGCGGTGTGAGCAGcaaatcccttccctctcttccccccggCCAGTCCATCAGCCTCTCCCTGCCCCTGGTTCCTTTGCAGACTGGCCTTCAG ACCATTGCTGGAATCCGCCTCACTGACACCTTTCTCAAGCGAGCGTACAACTATGAAAACCTTGCCCAAGTGTTTATCACCAATGAGAAAACTGAAGGCCAGGATGTGTTTCTCTCAAAATGGGTGAACAATCTGACTTAA